In Embleya scabrispora, the DNA window ACCGGCGCGGCGGCGGCGCGCGCGGCCGGTTCGATCCTGGTCTTCTCCGGACTGTGGGGCGTGCTGCGCCCGACCGACCGGGTGCCGCCCTACCGCTGCTCGATGGGGGTACGGCTGCCCGGTATCGGCGCGCTCGCCGGCCAGTGGCGCACGGTGACCGCGCCCGTGCTGCCCAGACTCGCGGGCGACGACCTCGTCCTGGACCTGCGGTCGGCGGCGTACGGCGCGGCCTGGAAGCCGGTCGGGGCGGTGGCCGAACGCACCGCGACCGTGCGGGTGCTGCACGAGCGCATCGTGGACGGGGTGGCCAAGCGGTCGGTGGTCAGCCACTTCAACAAGGCGACCAAGGGCCGGATCACCCGCGACCTGCTGGTCTCCGGCGCCGAACCGCGCAACCCGGCCGAACTCGCCGACGCGCTGCGGGAACTGGGCTGGACCGTGGAGGCCGCCGAACCGAAGCAGGCGGGCACCCCCTGGGCGCTGGACGTCGTGGTCGCCGCGGTCTGACCCCTCACCCCGCCGCCGGTCCGTCCCCGGTCTCCCGGGTGTCCTGCTCGACGACCTTCCTGGCATCGTTTCCGGTGCACCCCACGACAAGTGGCACGAGGGCGATCGTGATACGCCGTCGGTCCCACCTTGACAAAACCGGGGAGCTTCATGATCCTGACGCTTCCTCCGCAGACGAAAAACAAAGCATTTCGTCCTACTTTCGGACGATCCGCGCGTCACGTCAGACGGAGTGGACGACCCGACATCCATGGGGGATGAGTGAGTTACCCGCCGCCGCCCGGCCAGGACCCTAACCAGCCGTACGGCCAGCCCCAGTACGGGCAACCGCCCTATCCGGGTCAGAGCCAGGGCCAGGGCCAGTACCCCGGTCAGTACCAGCAGCCCCAGTACCCGCAGGGGCAACCGGGCCCGTACGGACAACCGCAGTATCCCGGCGCCTATCCGCAGGGCGGCGGCTACCCGCCCCCGCCGAACCAGAGCCGCAAGGGTCTGTGGATCGGCGTCTCGGTGGTCGCCGTGCTCGCGATCGTCGGCGTGCTCGTCGCCGTGGGACTGTCCGGTGACGACGACGACAAGAAGTCGACGGCCTCCTCCACGTCGTCGGCCACCGGCACGAGCGCCCCGAAGTCGGGTTCGCCGACCCCGTCGACCAAGGCGACCAAGCGCACCGTCGCGCCCGAGCCGTCCGACGACGACGCGACCACCGGCCCCGGCCCCGGCACGCGCGGGCTGGGCGAGGACAACTTCCTCACCACGATGCACCGCCTGATCCCGGGCACGAAGTCGACGGCGGACGCCGAACTGGTCTCGCAGGGCAAGCAGGCCTGCTCCGACCTCAAGTCGGGCAAGTCCCTGCTCGACACCGCGATGAAGGTGACCGCGGTCAGCGGCGTGTCGGAGAAGGGCATGCTCGTCGGCGGCGCCATCGCGGCGTTCTGCCCGGAGCAGTCGGGCAAGGTCTCCTGACCCGCCCCGCCGCCCGAACGCCGGCCTGAAAACCGGCCCGGACACCTGCGATCCCGGCCCGCGATACGCACGAGTGAATCTCGCGGGCCGGGCGTTTCCCCTTCACGATCACGTCGTTGACCAGCCTGCCGAACCTGGTCGGCACTACGTGGAGGAACGAACGCAGTGAAGAACATGAAGAAGATCGCCGCCGTCGCGGCCCTGGCCGGCGGCATCGCGGCCATGGGCGCCGGAATCGCCAACGCGAGCGCCGACGCGGACGGCGCGGCGGTCGGCTCGCCCGGTGTGATCTCGGGCAACAACGCCGAGGTCCCCGTGCACGTGCCGGTCAACGTCTGCGGCAACACGGTCGACATTCTGATCGCCGTGCTCAACCCGGCGTTCGGCAACGTCTGCGTCAACGCCGGCTGACCCGCCGCCCCGGCCCGCCTCCTTGGCCGGTGGCGGCGCAACCGCCCCGTTCCCGGTGTTCCGGGAACGGGGCGGTCGTCGTTGTGAGCGCCGCACCGAACACAAGCGCTCCGCGATGTACATTTCTCGCAGGCTCGCGGCGTCTTACTCGTGCCATTCCGTGCCGTTCCGCGCTGGTCCGGTCATCTCCGAACCCGGTCGGCAGAGGGACGCGGGCGACCCGCGATGATGGGGATTGCCCGGACGGGTCTTTCGCGTTGTATACGCAGAGGCGCCGTGTGGGGCGCGCACGAAACGCACGCGGAAGAAGGGGTTCCATGGAGCGAATGGGCAGAATGGCCGGATGGCTGCGCCGTCGACCGCGCGAGGATCCGGACACCGTTCGCGACCGGCGGGCCGGACTGCTCATGGACGTGGTGGAGCGCGGTTGGCCCGTCTGTCCGGCGGCGCACCCGGTGGGCTTCGGCTGCTCCTGCGATCGGGTCGGCTGTCCGTCGCCGGGCATGCACCCGGTCTCCTTCGCCTGGCAGACCCAGGCGTCCACCGACCCCGTACAGGTGGCGCGCTGGCTGGAGCTGTATCCCGACGCCAACTTCGTGACCGCGACCGGCACCGGCCACGACGTGCTCGACGTGCCCGCGCGGGCCGGGGAGATCGCCCTCGCGGTGTTCGCCGAACAGGGCATCGAGATCGGCCCGGTGGCCTCCTGCGGCCCCGACCGCACGCTGTTCTTCACCGCGACCCGAGGCACCCCCGCCGACGAGGACGAGTGGTGGCCCTGCGAGTTGGACTGCCACCCCGAGACGCTGGACGCCCACCCGGGGCTGCGCTGGCACTGCCGGGGCAGCTACGTCCTGGTGCCGTCCTCGCAACATCCCTCGGGACAGCCGGTGCGCTGGATCCGGGGCCCCGAACTCCCGCTGCCCGACCCGCTGCGGGTGCTCGACGCCCTCACCGACGCGTGCGACACCGTGGGCGCCGCGGCCGCCGACGGACACTGGTCCTAGCGACCGACACGGCGGCCCGCGGTCGGCGGCCGTCCCGCTCACTCCCCCTCGGCGCCGACCAGGCCGTACACCCAGCCGACCAACTGCACCTTGCCACCGGCCTTCGGGACCACCGCGACATACTCCGAG includes these proteins:
- a CDS encoding bifunctional DNA primase/polymerase, translated to MERMGRMAGWLRRRPREDPDTVRDRRAGLLMDVVERGWPVCPAAHPVGFGCSCDRVGCPSPGMHPVSFAWQTQASTDPVQVARWLELYPDANFVTATGTGHDVLDVPARAGEIALAVFAEQGIEIGPVASCGPDRTLFFTATRGTPADEDEWWPCELDCHPETLDAHPGLRWHCRGSYVLVPSSQHPSGQPVRWIRGPELPLPDPLRVLDALTDACDTVGAAAADGHWS
- a CDS encoding DUF732 domain-containing protein; protein product: MSYPPPPGQDPNQPYGQPQYGQPPYPGQSQGQGQYPGQYQQPQYPQGQPGPYGQPQYPGAYPQGGGYPPPPNQSRKGLWIGVSVVAVLAIVGVLVAVGLSGDDDDKKSTASSTSSATGTSAPKSGSPTPSTKATKRTVAPEPSDDDATTGPGPGTRGLGEDNFLTTMHRLIPGTKSTADAELVSQGKQACSDLKSGKSLLDTAMKVTAVSGVSEKGMLVGGAIAAFCPEQSGKVS
- a CDS encoding chaplin is translated as MKKIAAVAALAGGIAAMGAGIANASADADGAAVGSPGVISGNNAEVPVHVPVNVCGNTVDILIAVLNPAFGNVCVNAG
- the yaaA gene encoding peroxide stress protein YaaA, which codes for MLVLLPPSEGKAAAGTGPALDLAGLSMPELNSVRRQVLDSLITLCEGDERKALEVLGLGPKLRGEVLRNLDLREAATLPVAGLYTGVLYDALDLSSLTGAAAARAAGSILVFSGLWGVLRPTDRVPPYRCSMGVRLPGIGALAGQWRTVTAPVLPRLAGDDLVLDLRSAAYGAAWKPVGAVAERTATVRVLHERIVDGVAKRSVVSHFNKATKGRITRDLLVSGAEPRNPAELADALRELGWTVEAAEPKQAGTPWALDVVVAAV